The stretch of DNA GCCTCGGTTTCCACACCGCAATCGTCCGCTTCCTGCCGCAATACAGGGCAGCGGGCGCTTTCGAAGAAATCCGCGGCCTGACCGGCACGGCGCGCATCTTTGCGCTGCTATCAGGTACGGCGGTGCTCGCTGCCGGCATGCTCGGGCTGCATTTCTTCGGCGATATGATCCAGGTCTATTATCTCGTCCCGATCTTCATCGGTCTGCTCGCCATGCCGATGATCGCGCTCGGCGACATTCTGGAAGGGACGTCGCGGGCAAACCATTGGCCGGTGATGGCACTGAGCCCCGTCTATATCGTCCGCCCGATCCTCATCATCCTCTTCATGCTGATTGCGATTGCCATCGGCGCCGATCACACTGCCGTCACCGCGATGCAGGCAGCGCTCGTTGCGACCTACGTCACCGCCCTCGGCCAATATGCCGCAACGCTCTACCGCCTTCGCCGGCATTATGACGACGGCCCGCGCAAGGTCGATTTCCTCGCCTGGTTCAGCGTCGCCTTTCCGATTTTCCTGATCGAGGGCGTGAGCTTCCTGCTCACCAATTCCGATGTCGTCGTCGTCGGCATCTTCCTCGAGCCGCACGATGTCGCCATCTACTTCGCCGCTGCCAAAACGATGGCGCTGGTGCATTTCATCAATTTCTCGGTCAAGGCGGCCTCCGGCCCGCGCTTTTCCTCGATCATCGCCGAAGGCAACCACGGAGAGCTGGCAGCCGCTGCCATCGACGCCGCGCGCTGGACCTTCTGGCCAGCGCTCGGGGTCGGCCTTGTCGTGCTTGCGGCCGGCCATCTGCTGCTGTCGCTCTTCGGCGGCGCTTTTACATCAGGCTATCTGGTCATGGCGATCCTGCTCGCCGGCATCCTCGCCAAATCGCTGGTCGGCCCGGCCGAAACGCTGCTGATGATGGCAGGCAAACAGAACCTCTGCGTCGCGCTCTATGCCGGCGCACTGACGGCCAATGTCGGCCTCAACCTCGCTTTGATCCCGCATTACGGCATCGAAGGCACGGCGATCGCCACGGCCTCCGCCATGGCAGTCGAGGCGATCCTGTTGCATCTCGCCGTGCGCCGCACGCTTGGCATCGTCCTTTTCGCTTTCGCCAGCCCCTCCGCCGCAACGCCAGAAATGAGAGTTCGATAGATGGTGCGTATCCCCCCCGTTACCGAAAGCACCGACAGCGCTGCGAACCGCATGGTGCATGATCTCGCAGCACTGCATTTCGAAGCGCCGCAAGCCGAGGCTCGCGCCGAGATCGGCCGGCCGGGGCGCGAGCTCTGCCTCTATCCGGGTAAGCTCGGCTATGAGCTTCAGGATGAGCTCGATTTCCTTTCCAACCGGGCGATGGAACCGAACGTCTTTTTCTCCGGCCGCTTCCTCGCCCCCGCCATGCCGCGGCTCGAAGACCGGCAGGTGAACTTCGCCCTGATCCGCGACCACAGTGCCGGCCGCAGCCGCATGCGCTTCCTTTTGCCGTTTTCGGTCGACAAGCCGGGTTTTGCCGTCGGCCCGTCGATCATCCGCGGCTGGTCGAACAGTTTCGGTCCGCTCGGCACGCCGCTCGTCGATGGCGAGGATGCCGCCGAGACCCTCGACAATCTCTTCGAGGGACTGACCGCCCGTGATCTCAATCTGCCCGGCATACTGGTTCTGCCGGATCTCAGGCTGAACGGTATCTTCGTGCGCATGGTCAAGGCCGTGGCGCTCAGCCGCAATCTTCCCGTCACCGTCACCAATCCCTACCTGCGCCCGATGCTGCAGAGCGAGGAAGAGGCGCCGGCCTATCTCAGCAAAACCATCGCCTCCTCGCATATGCGCGAGATGCGCCGCCAGTGGCGGCTGCTGGAGGAACGGG from Rhizobium leguminosarum bv. trifolii WSM1325 encodes:
- a CDS encoding polysaccharide biosynthesis protein (PFAM: polysaccharide biosynthesis protein~KEGG: rec:RHECIAT_CH0004040 putative polysaccharide export related protein) gives rise to the protein MAVIETAEKMLPAGLRPIGGRTLRLLAAVLTERGERAAAQRMALTAFSIRILSAALAFVSQIVLARLMGEYEYGIFVFVWVLVVVFGDLSCLGFHTAIVRFLPQYRAAGAFEEIRGLTGTARIFALLSGTAVLAAGMLGLHFFGDMIQVYYLVPIFIGLLAMPMIALGDILEGTSRANHWPVMALSPVYIVRPILIILFMLIAIAIGADHTAVTAMQAALVATYVTALGQYAATLYRLRRHYDDGPRKVDFLAWFSVAFPIFLIEGVSFLLTNSDVVVVGIFLEPHDVAIYFAAAKTMALVHFINFSVKAASGPRFSSIIAEGNHGELAAAAIDAARWTFWPALGVGLVVLAAGHLLLSLFGGAFTSGYLVMAILLAGILAKSLVGPAETLLMMAGKQNLCVALYAGALTANVGLNLALIPHYGIEGTAIATASAMAVEAILLHLAVRRTLGIVLFAFASPSAATPEMRVR
- a CDS encoding conserved hypothetical protein (KEGG: ret:RHE_CH03772 hypothetical protein), producing the protein MVRIPPVTESTDSAANRMVHDLAALHFEAPQAEARAEIGRPGRELCLYPGKLGYELQDELDFLSNRAMEPNVFFSGRFLAPAMPRLEDRQVNFALIRDHSAGRSRMRFLLPFSVDKPGFAVGPSIIRGWSNSFGPLGTPLVDGEDAAETLDNLFEGLTARDLNLPGILVLPDLRLNGIFVRMVKAVALSRNLPVTVTNPYLRPMLQSEEEAPAYLSKTIASSHMREMRRQWRLLEERGTTVYTVARQPREIHIRFEEFLAMEAGGWKGKRRSALVTDRYHTAFAREAVSNLAAVDAVRIHTIDLNGKAIAAIVVLMMGGEAYTWKTAYDENYARYSPGKLLMSELTEWHLDDANIIRSDSCAVSDHPIMSRFWQEREEMGTLVIGLTQNSDRDMRQVTAQLHMYRSTRNMAKMLREKIMSLAGRG